In the genome of Triticum urartu cultivar G1812 chromosome 5, Tu2.1, whole genome shotgun sequence, one region contains:
- the LOC125508405 gene encoding amino acid permease 3-like yields the protein MAVGNGGAKKVVAPMEVSVEAGNAGDAAWMDDDGRPRRSGTFWTASAHIITAVIGSGVLSLAWAIAQLGWVAGPAVMLLFAAVIYYTSTLLAECYRTGDPATGKRNYTYMDAVRSNLGGPKVIFCGVIQYANLVGVAIGYTIASSISMRAIRRADCFHANGHADPCKSSSNPYMILFGLVQIVFSQIPDFDQIWWLSIVAAVMSFTYSGIGLSLGITQTISDGGIKGSLTGISIGVGITATQKVWRSLQAFGDIAFAYSFSNILIEIQDTIRAPPPSEAKVMKQATRLSVATTTVFYMLCGCMGYAAFGDAAPDNLLTGFGFYEPFWLLDIANVAIVVHLVGAYQVFCQPIFAFVERWAASTWPDSAFISREFRVGPFALSVFRLTWRSAFVCLTTVFAMLLPFFGNVVGLLGAVSFWPLTVYFPVEMYIRQRGVPGRSMQGICLRMLSVGCLIVSIAAAAGSIANVIEALKVYKPFSG from the exons ATGGCGGTAGGCAACGGCGGCGCCAAGAAAGTGGTGGCGCCCATGGAGGTGTCCGTGGAGGCCGGGAACGCCGGGGACGCGGCGTGGATGGACGACGACGGCCGGCCCCGCCGCTCCGGCACGTTCTGGACGGCGAGTGCGCACATCATCACCGCCGTCATCGGCTCCGGCGTGCTCTCGCTGGCCTGGGCCATCGCGCAGCTCGGTTGGGTAGCTGGCCCCGCTGTCATGCTCCTCTTCGCCGCCGTCATCTACTACACCTCCACCCTGCTCGCCGAGTGCTACCGCACGGGTGACCCGGCCACCGGGAAGCGCAACTACACCTACATGGACGCCGTCCGCTCCAACCTCGGCGGTCCCAAGGTCATCTTCTGCGGTGTCATCCAGTACGCCAATCTCGTCGGCGTCGCCATCGGCTACACCATCGCGTCCTCCATCAGCATGCGGGCCATTAGGAGGGCCGACTGTTTCCACGCCAACGGACACGCCGACCCGTGCAAGAGCTCCAGCAACCCATACATGATCCTCTTCGGCCTCGTGCAGATCGTGTTCTCGCAGATCCCCGACTTCGATCAGATATGGTGGCTGTCCATCGTCGCCGCAGTCATGTCCTTCACCTACTCCGGCATTGGACTCTCCCTCGGCATCACCCAGACCATAT CCGATGGTGGAATCAAGGGCAGCCTCACCGGCATCAGCATCGGCGTCGGTATCACGGCCACGCAGAAGGTGTGGCGCAGCCTGCAGGCATTTGGCGACATCGCCTTCGCCTACTCCTTCTCCAACATCCTCATAGAAATCCAA GACACGATCAGGGCGCCGCCGCCGTCTGAGGCGAAGGTGATGAAGCAGGCGACGCGGCTGAGTGTGGCGACGACGACGGTGTTCTACATGCTGTGCGGGTGCATGGGGTACGCGGCGTTCGGCGACGCAGCCCCCGACAACCTCCTCACCGGGTTCGGATTCTACGAGCCCTTCTGGCTGCTGGACATCGCCAACGTGGCCATCGTCGTGCACCTCGTCGGCGCCTACCAGGTCTTCTGCCAGCCCATCTTCGCCTTCGTCGAGCGCTGGGCCGCGTCCACATGGCCAGACAGCGCCTTCATCTCCCGCGAGTTCCGGGTGGGGCCATTCGCGCTCAGCGTGTTCCGGCTGACGTGGCGGTCGGCCTTCGTCTGCCTCACCACCGTCTTCGCCATGCTGCTCCCGTTCTTCGGCAACGTGGTGGGACTCCTCGGCGCCGTCTCCTTCTGGCCGCTCACCGTCTACTTCCCCGTCGAGATGTACATCAGGCAGCGCGGCGTGCCCGGCCGGAGCATGCAGGGGATCTGCCTTAGGATGCTCAGCGTCGGATGCCTCATCGTTTCCATCGCCGCCGCGGCGGGCTCCATCGCCAACGTCATCGAAGCTCTCAAAGTGTACAAGCCGTTCAGCGGCTGA